The Enterobacter kobei genome has a segment encoding these proteins:
- a CDS encoding malonate decarboxylase holo-ACP synthase — MTTTLRPHDLIWLTARDALEGITDDWVEAAWHTGLPVVVRRDVDNAGRIPVGVRGLRRDQRAAGWVKPEHVTRVVLPESLSVTADLLRSPFVTQPPVQVALQLSQQLWPWSWGITGSTGYALATGIPVIHADSDLDLLIRAPQPISPDAFTAWQSQLSRALCRADTQVDTPEGGFALAEWLRDGKTLLKTRRGPRLVTDPWRREE; from the coding sequence ATGACCACAACATTACGCCCCCACGACCTCATCTGGCTTACCGCGCGAGACGCGCTGGAAGGCATCACCGACGACTGGGTGGAGGCGGCCTGGCATACCGGTTTGCCGGTCGTAGTGCGGCGTGATGTTGATAACGCTGGCCGTATTCCCGTTGGCGTGCGCGGCCTGCGCCGCGACCAGCGGGCGGCCGGATGGGTGAAACCAGAACACGTAACGCGTGTGGTGTTACCCGAATCACTGAGCGTAACGGCGGATCTGCTGCGCTCGCCCTTTGTGACGCAGCCACCGGTACAGGTGGCGCTACAACTTTCTCAGCAGCTGTGGCCATGGTCGTGGGGCATTACCGGCAGCACTGGCTATGCGCTGGCGACCGGTATTCCGGTTATCCATGCCGACAGCGATCTCGACCTGTTGATCCGCGCCCCGCAGCCGATTTCCCCTGATGCGTTTACCGCATGGCAGTCGCAGCTGAGTCGCGCATTGTGCCGGGCGGATACGCAGGTCGATACACCCGAAGGGGGATTCGCGCTGGCGGAGTGGCTGCGCGACGGCAAAACGCTGCTGAAAACCCGCCGCGGGCCGCGTCTGGTAACGGACCCGTGGCGCAGGGAGGAGTAA
- a CDS encoding AEC family transporter, translating into MTYVIVHALAPIFVIMLLGFWAGKAKMVDNKNVSLLNIFVMDFALPAALFNATVQTPWTGIVAQSPLILVLTLAMWITYAAIYFLATGVFKKSPQDAAVLTLTVALPNYAALGLPILGSVLGEGSSTSLSVAVSIACGSVLMTPFCLLILEREKARAEGNNSGSTLSMLPVLMWRSIKKPIVMGPLLGVILSAIGIKMPELVLAAIKPLGLSATAAALFLTGVILSARKLQINTMVITSTIAKLLIQPAIAWGIVLLFGLHGSVAITAILMIALSAGFFGVVFGNRFGVQSPDAEAVLLLSSVLCILSLPLFISLTSGM; encoded by the coding sequence ATGACTTACGTAATTGTTCATGCTCTTGCACCGATTTTCGTCATCATGCTGCTGGGATTCTGGGCCGGTAAGGCAAAGATGGTCGATAACAAAAACGTTTCCCTGCTTAATATTTTCGTGATGGATTTTGCACTGCCTGCCGCGCTGTTCAACGCCACCGTGCAAACGCCGTGGACCGGCATTGTGGCCCAGTCGCCGCTGATTCTGGTGCTGACCCTGGCGATGTGGATAACCTATGCGGCCATCTACTTCCTCGCCACCGGCGTCTTTAAAAAATCGCCGCAGGATGCCGCCGTGCTGACGCTGACCGTCGCCCTGCCAAACTATGCTGCGCTCGGCCTGCCTATTCTGGGCAGCGTGCTGGGTGAAGGTTCATCGACATCACTGTCTGTTGCGGTCTCCATCGCCTGCGGTTCGGTGCTGATGACTCCGTTCTGCCTGCTCATTCTGGAACGTGAAAAAGCGCGCGCCGAAGGGAATAACTCTGGCTCGACGCTCTCCATGCTGCCGGTGCTGATGTGGCGTTCGATTAAAAAACCGATCGTGATGGGCCCGCTGCTGGGTGTCATTTTGTCCGCCATCGGTATCAAAATGCCGGAACTGGTGCTGGCGGCGATTAAACCGCTGGGGCTGTCCGCGACCGCTGCAGCGCTGTTCCTGACCGGGGTGATCCTCTCTGCCCGTAAGCTGCAGATCAACACCATGGTGATCACGTCAACTATCGCCAAGCTGCTGATTCAGCCTGCGATTGCCTGGGGTATCGTTTTACTCTTTGGTCTGCACGGTTCCGTGGCGATCACCGCTATCCTGATGATTGCGCTTTCTGCGGGCTTCTTCGGTGTGGTGTTCGGTAACCGCTTTGGCGTGCAGTCTCCGGATGCGGAAGCCGTGCTGCTGTTAAGCTCCGTACTGTGTATCCTGTCGCTGCCGCTGTTTATCTCGCTGACCTCAGGAATGTAA
- the mdcE gene encoding biotin-independent malonate decarboxylase subunit gamma, whose protein sequence is MTNAISRGELWMTLLAPNVKRVEGLCPSVQAADGELNGEAVRFVAVVPDAHNHFPRAAKGEVGLLEGWTLAKVVSETVAEDASKSVKRPIVAVIDVPSQAYGRREEAFGIHQALAGAAAAYANARLAGHPVIGLIVGKAMSGAFLAHGYQANRLIAFNDKGVLIHAMGKESAARITLRTVDALEKLAATIPPMAYDISNYSTLGLLSNLLDISNPDAPSDNDLAQVKTILQQAISDARQDTTLNNRLGADNRRSSALVRERMRASW, encoded by the coding sequence ATGACTAACGCAATAAGCCGTGGCGAACTCTGGATGACTCTGCTCGCGCCGAATGTAAAACGTGTGGAAGGGCTTTGCCCGTCCGTGCAGGCGGCAGACGGCGAACTGAACGGTGAAGCGGTGCGTTTTGTTGCCGTGGTGCCGGATGCCCACAACCATTTCCCGCGCGCGGCGAAAGGGGAAGTCGGTCTGCTGGAGGGCTGGACGCTGGCGAAAGTGGTGAGCGAAACCGTGGCCGAGGATGCCAGTAAGTCCGTGAAGCGTCCGATTGTGGCGGTGATTGACGTCCCAAGCCAGGCCTATGGCCGTCGCGAAGAGGCGTTTGGTATCCACCAGGCGCTGGCGGGGGCTGCCGCCGCGTATGCCAACGCGCGCCTGGCCGGTCATCCGGTGATTGGGCTTATCGTCGGTAAAGCGATGTCCGGCGCATTTCTGGCGCATGGCTACCAGGCTAACCGCCTGATTGCTTTCAACGATAAAGGGGTGCTGATCCACGCGATGGGTAAAGAGTCTGCGGCGCGCATTACGTTGCGAACCGTCGACGCGCTGGAAAAACTGGCGGCCACCATTCCGCCGATGGCCTATGACATCAGCAACTACTCCACCCTGGGGCTGCTTTCAAACCTGCTGGACATCAGCAACCCGGATGCCCCCTCCGATAACGATCTGGCGCAGGTGAAAACCATCCTGCAACAGGCCATCAGTGACGCTCGTCAGGACACCACGTTGAACAATCGTCTGGGTGCTGACAACCGCCGCAGCTCTGCCCTCGTACGCGAACGCATGCGGGCAAGCTGGTAA